TGACCGAATTGATTTTACTATTTCGCCTCAGCCAGGTTATCAGTTAAATATAACAGGTATGACTGTGGTGGCTGGCAGATTGAATTTTGGTCCTACAGAATTAAAATTTGGCATGAACATTAATGGAACCGGGATGATAGAGGGAGATTTGATGAGTTCACTACCCAAAGAATGTGAAGGAGACCCCAACAATGGTATTCCTAATGCAGTACCGGCAACCCATACTTGGGATATTGACGATTTTAATTCACTTACACCAGTAACATTCACAATTGGCTGCTCAGGAGGCCTAAACAATGTTGCTATCATTTATCAAGTTATTATTCATGGTACAGTAACTCCTGCACAAACTATTCCGGTTATCTCCAACTACTCTCATGCCGGTGGATATTTATTATGCAATGACGAGCCGGTAACATTGTCTGTGGTTACAACAGGAACACCATCTCCCTCTTATGAATGGCAAGATCAAAATGGTAATCCTGTTTCAGGGGCAACACTATCATCCTTAACCTTATCCAATCCATTACCTCAGCACAGCTATTATCGGGTGAGAGTGTACAATTCATTTGGTGAAACATTTTCTCCTTATACGCATATATATGGATTTGTGAATGATATTAATGCAGGTACAGACCAAGTGTTGTGTACAGGTGATCAAGCAACATTAAATGGTCAGGGGAGTGGCTATTGGTTCACTTCCGGTGATGGAGGTTTTGATGATCCATCTTACCCTAATGCAATTTATTATCCTGGAATAGGTGATGTGATGGCGGGCAGTGTACAATTAGAATTTGGTGGGTATATTTATAATAACTTTAATTATGAAGTGTGCTGGAGGAATGACTATTTAAACCTAACCATAGGCACACCTGCAACAGCTAATGCAGGATTTGATCAGTCAATTTCTCAACCTAACACTACATTGACCGGCAATAACCCATCTCCTGGAATCGGTTTATGGACATTGGTTTCAGGAACTGCCACTTTTGCTGATTCTAGCCTATTCAATACAAGTGTCAGTAATTTAAGTAATGGTGCTAACACATTACGTTGGACCATTTCTATGGGCTCATGTTCAAACTATGATGAAATGATTGTTACTGTAGCTACTACACCTGTTTCTGCTATTATTTCCGGAGACACAACCATTTGTAATGGAGGACAAGCTCAACTTAAAATTGATTTTATCGGAAATGGACCTTTTGACTTTAGCTATACTGATGGAGTTACCGTATTTGGACCTTTCACTACAGCTGCTAATCCTGAAATAATTTGGGTCAACCCTACTTCTACAACCAATTATCAATTAACCTCAGTAAGTTCAGGAGGTACGAGTGGCACTGTTTCAGGAACAGCTACTATTCAGGCATTAACTGCACCTCCATCAGCCAATGTAACATTACCATTTAATGGAATGCCAACTCATATTTGTAATGGAACAACAGCGAATCTATCCATTGCATCTGTTGCTGGCGCTACTTATTATATATGGGATGCACCTGTCGGATCATACTTTGATGGAAACCCTTTAAATACGTCTCCATATACTAGTATATTACCTACAGTACAAATAACATTTGGAGCTCCATCTGGATCGTTCTACACAATAGGTGTTCAGGCAGCAAATCCATGTGGAACTACATTACGCAAAATTGAAAAAGTCAGAGGTATAATTTCAACACCTTCTGTAATAAATGGTTTAACAATAGCATGTGCCAATACCAATGGAAATTACAGCACAAATGTCGTAACGGGCGCCACTTCATACCAATGGTCAATTACTGGTGATGCTACAGTAAGTGGTAATGGCACATCTGTTTCCGTTTCATTTGGACCCAATTGGTCTGGTGGTACATTATGTGTTGCAGCACAAACAAGTTGTTACACTACGGTTTCAAAATGCATCAACATTAAGAATACTCAAACAACCGCTTATGCGCCATCAGGAACTTTTACTGCCTGTTCAAATTCAATGTTAACATATAGCGTTCCGTCACAACCTGGAGTTGTAACATATAATTGGACTTTGCCTATAGGAGTAAGCGGCTTTTCAACAACAAACAGTATTACGGTGACCTTCGGACCTAACTTTGTAGCTAGTGGTAATATTTGTGTGTCTTCTACAACGATTTGTGGAACAACTACTCCGCCAAAATGTAAAACCATTAAATCAGGATTACCTGAAAAACCTTCTTCAATTACAGGCCACACTACTGGATTGTGTAATGTTTCACAAACATACACATGCCCAATTATAAACGGAGCAACATATAATTGGACTGCTCCATCAGGAGCTGTAATAACCGGAAATGGAAGCAATTCTATTATTGTTGATTTTGGAACATTCACTTCAGGATCATTGTGTGTTTCTGCAACAAACAATTGCGGCACCGGTTCTCCACGTTGTATAACTGTGAAAGGTGCCCCCAGTAAACCTGGTGCAATTTCAAGTATTCCAAGCACATGGTGTGTACCTGCAACCGGTATTCAGTTTAATAGCAATATCAATAATCTTACAGGTAATTACAACCTAAAATGGCAAATTGCTCCTGCTATAAATGCTGCTATTCAAGGTCCAAATAATACTAATCAAATTTCTGCAAACTGGCTTGCATCAGGTACAACTTCTGTCCAGCTAATGGCATATAATACCTGCGGCAGTGCTACAACAACTCATTCATTTAACATTCCTGCATGTAAATTATCTGCTTCAAATTTTAATGAGAAACAAGAGGATATTTTTATATACCCCAATCCTGCAAATGATTTTATTACAATTCATTTACCTGAAGATATAAGATCGGATTTTACAATTGAATTATATACTTCAGAAGGAAGTCTAGTTAGTAGAAGGATTATTAATTCTAGTCAATTAATTTCTCTTCCACCAACAGCAGGACTGTATTTCATAAGAGTTATATCTCCTCATCAATCACAAACCATAAAGTTGGTTGTTGAATAAAATTTCATTTAAAACAAATTGTTGTAATCTATTCAAGAACGCAATTTAATTTTTAAAGCAAATGAACTGAATATTCCAATGAATATTCAGTTCATTTGCTTTTTATTATTATACTCTTCTTCAATTTCCTTGCAGCTGTTGATGATGTTGTTTGAATAAAAACGTACAGCTGGCGTTAAGTTACAAGTGGAAAGTTTAGTTTTGCCGGTTCTGACAGAATGAGGAATATGGCCAATAAGAAAAAGCGCGGGAATTTCCGTATGTTTATTTTGCTGATGTGGATGCTTGCATTGCTGCCTCTTGCAGTTATTGTGATAGTGTTGAGTGCTGTAAATATGGGTAAGTTTGGTGAGTTGCCTACTTTTGAGGAGCTGGAGAATCCGAACAGTAGCCTGGCATCGGAAGTTATTTCAAGCGATAATGTTTTGTTGGGTAAGTACTACATTCAGAACCGTTCCAACATACACTTCAGAGAACTTGCCGAAAATACAGTGGATGCACTGAAAGCTACTGAAGATATTCGTTTTGAAGAGCACAGTGGTGTGGATATGCGTGGATTGGCAAGGGTGTTTTTTAAAACGGTGATTTTGCAACAAAAATCTTCAGGAGGAGGAAGTACCATTTCACAACAACTGGCTAAAAATTTATTCCCCCGTGAGAATGAAAGTGGTTTGCGTTTGGCTTTACGTAAAGTAAAAGAATGGATTATTGCCGTTAGATTAGAACGTAATTACACCAAGCAAGAAATTATGGCAATGTATCTGAATACGGTTGAGTTTGGCCACAACAGCTATGGAATAAAATCGGCAGCAAAGACTTTTTTTAATAAGATGCCCTCGCAGTTAAAGGTGGAAGAGTCGGCTATGCTGGTAGGTTTACTGCAGGCACCTACACGTTACAGCCCGGTTCGTAACCCCAAAAATGCTATGGTTAGACGAAATACCGTGTTGAGCCAGATGGAGAAGTATAAATTTTTGACTGAAGCCGAATACGACTCAATAGTGAAGTTGCCGATAAAATTAAATTTCAGGGCAGAGGATCATAATGACGGACTGGCACCCTATTTCAGGGAGACCTTGCGATTAGAATTGGTTAAATGGTGTAAGGAACATAAAAAATCTGATGGCAGCAGCTATAATTTGTATCGTGACGGTTTGCGCATTTACACTACAATAGATTCGCGATTGCAGGAATATGCAGAAGAAGGGATGAAGGAACACCTTACAGAGTTGCAAAAGGCTTTTTATCAGCACTGGAAAGGTCGAGTACCATGGGCACAGCATCCGGAAGTTATTGAAGATGGAATAAAGAAAAGCGACCGCTATATATCGCTGAAAGCTGAAGGCATGAGTGAACAGGAGATAAAAGAGAATTTTGCAACCAAGATTCCAATGACCGTATTTTCGTGGAAGGGTGATATAGATACTATGATGAGTCCACTTGACTCTTTGAAGTATTACAAGATGTTTTTGCAAACCGGTGTGATGAGTATTGAGCCACAGACAGGTTATGTGCGTGCATGGGTTGGCGGAAACAACTATCGCTACTTTAAATACGACCACGTGAAGGCAGGCCGCAGACAGGTGGGGTCAACATTTAAGCCGTTTTTATATACACTGGCCATGCAGGAAGGCTATTCTCCATGTTTTAAAGTTCCGAATGTGCGTGTGACTATTCCAATACCCGGACAGCCTGACTGGAGCCCATCGAACAGCGATGGAAAATATGGTGGTATGCTGACGCTGAAAGAGGCTCTTGCTGAGTCGGTGAACAGCGTGTCGGCATATCTTATGAAACAGTTTGGCCCAAAGCCTATGATTGAGATTGCAAGGAAAATGGGTATTACCTCACCTATTGACGAAGTGCCCTCCATTTGTTTAGGCACGCCTGATGTATCGCTGTTTGAGATGTGTGGTGCATACGCCACATTTGCCAATAAAGGTGTGTGGACAGAGCCCATTTACATTACACGCATTGAAGACAAAAACGGTATGGTCTTACAAGAGTTTGTGCCACGAAAGGTTGAAGCCATCAGTGAAGAAACAGCTTATCTGATGCTGAATCTGATGCAAGGTGTGGTTCAAGGTGGTACCGGTGCAAGGCTACGTTTCCGTTATGGACTCACCAATCCAATAGCAGGAAAAACAGGAACAACACAAAATCAAAGTGACGGATGGTTTATGGGGATAACACCAACATTGGTTACAGGTGTTTGGGTTGGTTGTGAAGACCGCTCCGTACATTTCAGAACTACCAGTCTTGGGCAGGGTGCAAATACAGCGTTGCCTATATGGGCATCGTATATGAAAAAGGCGTATGCCGATAAAGACCTGAATTTGTTCAACGGTGATTTTGAAAAGCCTGAACATCCGCTGAGTATAGAAACAGACTGCAGCAAGTATGATCAAGACAAAAAAGACCATCAGCATAACAGTGGTTTTGGAAGCGACCTTTAGCAGAATGAACTGCGGTTTATTTTTGTCTGCCCGAATAATTTTATTTTTGCATTTTCACTTTCATTAAAAATAAGAATGAAAATATCGCTCGACTGGTTGAAGGACTACATAAAGTTGCAACAAACACCTGAAGAAATTGAACATTTACTGACAAGCAGTGGACTTGAAGTGGAGTCGCTGGAAGAAACCGACAGTATTAAAGGCGGACTGCGCGGATTGGTAGTTGGCGAAGTGCTGGAAAAAGAAAAACATCCTGATGCCGACAGATTGAGTGTTACTAAAGTGAATGTAGGTAAAGCTATGCCGCTGCAAATTGTTTGTGGAGCAGCAAATGTTGCCAAAGGACAAAAAGTATTAGTGGCTTTAAATGGTGCACGATTGTATCCAACCTTTGGTGAACCATTCGACATAAAAAATTCCAAAATACGTGGGCAGGCTTCCGAAGGAATGATTTGTTCGGAGGATGAGATAGGACTTGGAAACGCACATGACGGAATAATGGTGTTAGATGCCAATGCAGTGCCTGGTACACCCGCGGCAGAATGGTTTAAGATAAAACAGGATCACATTTTTGAAATAGGTTTAACGCCCAACCGTATTGATGCAGCCTCACATGGTGGTGTTGCACGCGACCTTGCTGCCGTAATCAATACAAGAGCAAAAGCAGAAAATAAGAATTCTGCTAAAGCACAGTTTAACATGCCTGATGTGAGTGCTTTTGCACCTGATAGCAACGCGCTGCGAATTGACGTAGTTGTAGATAAAAATTCAGGCTGTGAAAGATATTGCGGTATCTCCATTAATGGTATAACAGTTGGTGAATCACCTGAATGGCTGAAAAGCAGATTGCAGTCAATAGGCGTTAAATGTATTAACAACATTGTTGATGTAACCAACTTTGTGATGTTTGAAACCGGGCAACCATTACATGCCTTTGACGCAGCAAAGGTGAAAGGAAAAATTATTGTACAGAAAACAGGTAAGGCATCTGCATTTACCACACTCGATCAAATTGAAAGAAAACTGACTGGTGATGAAGTGATGATTTGCAATGCATCAGAGCCGTTATGTATTGCCGGAGTGATGGGTGGCACCGACTCCGGTGTGTCCGCTTCTA
This portion of the Bacteroidia bacterium genome encodes:
- a CDS encoding T9SS type A sorting domain-containing protein yields the protein MKHLTTLLILLITTIVKLHGQVIYDYAGDLNGLPVYVDANASGTTLYTAGNLGYRCDTGYTVRTNGIDPYLDPIKGPLDEFDYDANDRIDFTISPQPGYQLNITGMTVVAGRLNFGPTELKFGMNINGTGMIEGDLMSSLPKECEGDPNNGIPNAVPATHTWDIDDFNSLTPVTFTIGCSGGLNNVAIIYQVIIHGTVTPAQTIPVISNYSHAGGYLLCNDEPVTLSVVTTGTPSPSYEWQDQNGNPVSGATLSSLTLSNPLPQHSYYRVRVYNSFGETFSPYTHIYGFVNDINAGTDQVLCTGDQATLNGQGSGYWFTSGDGGFDDPSYPNAIYYPGIGDVMAGSVQLEFGGYIYNNFNYEVCWRNDYLNLTIGTPATANAGFDQSISQPNTTLTGNNPSPGIGLWTLVSGTATFADSSLFNTSVSNLSNGANTLRWTISMGSCSNYDEMIVTVATTPVSAIISGDTTICNGGQAQLKIDFIGNGPFDFSYTDGVTVFGPFTTAANPEIIWVNPTSTTNYQLTSVSSGGTSGTVSGTATIQALTAPPSANVTLPFNGMPTHICNGTTANLSIASVAGATYYIWDAPVGSYFDGNPLNTSPYTSILPTVQITFGAPSGSFYTIGVQAANPCGTTLRKIEKVRGIISTPSVINGLTIACANTNGNYSTNVVTGATSYQWSITGDATVSGNGTSVSVSFGPNWSGGTLCVAAQTSCYTTVSKCINIKNTQTTAYAPSGTFTACSNSMLTYSVPSQPGVVTYNWTLPIGVSGFSTTNSITVTFGPNFVASGNICVSSTTICGTTTPPKCKTIKSGLPEKPSSITGHTTGLCNVSQTYTCPIINGATYNWTAPSGAVITGNGSNSIIVDFGTFTSGSLCVSATNNCGTGSPRCITVKGAPSKPGAISSIPSTWCVPATGIQFNSNINNLTGNYNLKWQIAPAINAAIQGPNNTNQISANWLASGTTSVQLMAYNTCGSATTTHSFNIPACKLSASNFNEKQEDIFIYPNPANDFITIHLPEDIRSDFTIELYTSEGSLVSRRIINSSQLISLPPTAGLYFIRVISPHQSQTIKLVVE
- a CDS encoding transglycosylase domain-containing protein, whose amino-acid sequence is MANKKKRGNFRMFILLMWMLALLPLAVIVIVLSAVNMGKFGELPTFEELENPNSSLASEVISSDNVLLGKYYIQNRSNIHFRELAENTVDALKATEDIRFEEHSGVDMRGLARVFFKTVILQQKSSGGGSTISQQLAKNLFPRENESGLRLALRKVKEWIIAVRLERNYTKQEIMAMYLNTVEFGHNSYGIKSAAKTFFNKMPSQLKVEESAMLVGLLQAPTRYSPVRNPKNAMVRRNTVLSQMEKYKFLTEAEYDSIVKLPIKLNFRAEDHNDGLAPYFRETLRLELVKWCKEHKKSDGSSYNLYRDGLRIYTTIDSRLQEYAEEGMKEHLTELQKAFYQHWKGRVPWAQHPEVIEDGIKKSDRYISLKAEGMSEQEIKENFATKIPMTVFSWKGDIDTMMSPLDSLKYYKMFLQTGVMSIEPQTGYVRAWVGGNNYRYFKYDHVKAGRRQVGSTFKPFLYTLAMQEGYSPCFKVPNVRVTIPIPGQPDWSPSNSDGKYGGMLTLKEALAESVNSVSAYLMKQFGPKPMIEIARKMGITSPIDEVPSICLGTPDVSLFEMCGAYATFANKGVWTEPIYITRIEDKNGMVLQEFVPRKVEAISEETAYLMLNLMQGVVQGGTGARLRFRYGLTNPIAGKTGTTQNQSDGWFMGITPTLVTGVWVGCEDRSVHFRTTSLGQGANTALPIWASYMKKAYADKDLNLFNGDFEKPEHPLSIETDCSKYDQDKKDHQHNSGFGSDL